CGCTCCCGTTGCAGCCTACTCGGAAAACCCTTTCGGTACACAGCTCACAAAATGTATTCAAAACGCCGTTCTCGCCGCCTCACACCAACCGGCAGCTCTCTGGGAGACTTAAGCATTCCTACTTCTTTCTGGTCACAGCCTTTAACATTGCAGTTTCGATTTTTAAATTCTATCATGTTAAAGTGTGTCTGTCAATCCATCAAAAGTAATTTTATGCAGGAAATCTTGGTTTTTCGTTATAAACCGTGCTATAATGGGCATATCAAGCATTGAGGAGGCCTTCTGATGAACCTTTTTACCAAAAGATACGACCGCAACTTTCCGGCCTTTTCGCCGGATAATTTTGCCATTATCCAGCGCAGCACCGTCAGCGTGGTGGGCTGCGGCGGCCTGGGAGGCTATATTATCGAGGCGCTGGCCCGCATTGGCATCGATGGGCTCATTCTGGTTGACGGCGATATTTTCGATGTCTCCAACCTGAACCGCCAGCTCCTGTGCACCGAGGAAAACATCGGCTGCCCAAAGGCTGAAGCAGCTGCCGCCAGAGTTCATGCCATTAACAGCGGCGTTACCGTCACCGTATACGATGTCTTTCTAAACGAGAGCAACGCTGAGGAATTTATTGCCGACAGCGACGTTGTCATCGACGCTCTGGACAACATCCCGGCGCGCCTCGCGCTCCAAAAAGCCTGTAAAAAGCTGGAAAAGCCTCTGGTACACGGCGCCATTGGCGGCTTCAACGCCCAGGTTACCACCATTTTCCCGGGAGACGATACCCTTTCGCTGCTCTATAAGGTAAAGGAGGGCGACGAAGCCTACAAGCCCCAGAGCGGTGGAAATCCAGCGTTTACGCCCGCTTTGGCCGCCGCGGTGGAGGTCAGTGAGGCCC
The DNA window shown above is from Eubacterium limosum and carries:
- a CDS encoding HesA/MoeB/ThiF family protein, whose amino-acid sequence is MNLFTKRYDRNFPAFSPDNFAIIQRSTVSVVGCGGLGGYIIEALARIGIDGLILVDGDIFDVSNLNRQLLCTEENIGCPKAEAAAARVHAINSGVTVTVYDVFLNESNAEEFIADSDVVIDALDNIPARLALQKACKKLEKPLVHGAIGGFNAQVTTIFPGDDTLSLLYKVKEGDEAYKPQSGGNPAFTPALAAAVEVSEALKILTGKGEILRKKLLYIDLLDNEFTTFEL